TTCGAGTCGCACAAGCGGATCCACTGCGCCGAGTGCCGGCAGGGCCCGCTCCGACTCCTCGTCCGCGAGGCGGGGGTGCCCCGCTGCCTGGACTGCGTCGACCTCGGCCATCTGGTCTACCTGCCGCGCGGCGACGCGGCGCTGACCCGGCGTGCGCGGGAGGCCAGTTCGCTCTCCGCCGTCGTGGTGCGCCGGCACAAGCGGCGCCATCGCCACGAACGCCAGGGCCTGTTGGTCGAGGAAGCCGCCCTGGCCCGCGCCGAGCGCGCCTGCCTCGCGGACGCCGAGGTGCGGGCCCGCCGCCGGGACCGCGACCGGCTGCGCCGCGCGGCCGAGGACGTCCGCTTCACGGCGGCCTTCACCGCCGAGATCCGGCGGCTGTTCCCCGGTTGTCCGGAGGAACGCGCGCGGTCCATCGCGACGCACGCCTCGCTGCGCGGCAGTGGCCGCGTGGGTCGAACCGCCGCCGGCCGGGCCCTGGACGAACTGGCGGTGTCCGTGGCGGTGCGGGCGGCCGTACGGCACCTCGACACCGAGTACGACGCCCTGCTCATGGCGGGAGTGCCGCGGTTCGCCGCCCGGGCCCGGCTGGCGGAGCGGATCGACGCGATCCTGGACGGCTGGCGGGCGGCGTCCGGGGAGCCGGTCCAGGCCGAGACGATCTAGACGGAGCCCTGGGTACGGAAGCGGCGGTACATCAGCGCTCCGCCGAGCAGCAGCGCGCCACTGCCGGGGATCAGGTAGCCGAGGCCGTCGGACCCGGTGTGGGCGAGGGCTTCGGTGTGCCGGGGCGGCGTCTGCGGGGTCTGCGGCGCCGGCGGCTTCACCTGCGTGACGGGCGCCGGCGGGATGACGACCGGGGGCTTGACGACGACGGGCGGCTGGACCGGCTTGCCACCGCTGGGCTTCCCGCCGTTGACGGAGGTGTTGCCGCTGGAGGGGTTGCCGATTCCGACCACGTTCACGGAGTTGCCGCTGACGTTCAGCGGGAGGTCCACGGGGAGCTGGATGCCGTTGCCGGACAGCAGTCCGGGGGAACCCTTCGTCTGTCCGTCGGCCACCGCTCCGCCGCCGTTGGACGTGCCGGCCTTCGTGGAGGACGAGGAGTGGCCCTGCCCCGAGGCGCCCGGGCCGGAGCGGGCGCCGCCGCCCTGGGAGGTGTTCGCGCAGCGGTTCCCGGCGGCGGGGTTGAGAAGCCCGACCACGCTCACGGTGTTCCCGCACACGTTCACCGGTGTGTTCACCGGCAGTTGCACCAGGTTTCCGGCGAGCAGGCCCGGGGAGCCCTCGGCTCTGCCACCCGCGTCCGCGTCGGCGTAGGCGAAGCCACTCACCCCCGCGACCGCCAGTCCACCTCCCGCAACCACCGCCGTGATCAAGCCATTGCGACGACTGTGACGCATCAGTTTCCCGCCTTCCGGAGAAGTCCGCGGGCGACTCACCCGCACCGGAAACAACGCCGTAACCCCATTCGGGTTATAGCGCTGATGGGCATTTCACCCCATCGTGTACGGGGTAATGCCTATCTCATGATGAACAGCCCGCTGCTTCTCCTCGATGTGGACGGCCCTCTCAACCCCTTCCGGTCACGGCTCGCCGGGCTGCGCGGGTACGACAGCCACCGGATGCGTCCCGAGATCTGGATGTCCCGCCGCGCCCCCGATTCGCGCAGCGCACGGCGCGGGCTCCGGGTCCGCCTGCACCCCGCCCACGGCGCCCGGTTGCTGGCCCTGCCCTACGAACTCGCCTGGGCGACCACCTGGATGCACCAGGCCAACACCATGATCGCCCCGCGCATCGGGCTGCCCGGTGATCTCCCCGTGATCGAGTGGCCGGAGCTTTTCGCCCACGATCCCGACGGCCTTTCCTGGAAGACCCGACCGCTCCTCGCCTGGGCCGCGGGCCGTCCGTTCGCCTGGGTCGACGACATGATCAACCCGCGGGACCGGGCCTGGGTCGCCGCCCATCACCCCGCCCCGGCCCTGTTGTTGCGCGTCCATCCGCGCCACGGGCTCCGCGACCGCGACTTCGCCGCGCTCACCCGCTGGGCGACGCACCTCGAACGGCCCGACGCCCCGGCCTGACGAGCCGCGCCGCGACCGGAGGCCACGGACCGACGCCCCGGCCTGACCCGCCCGCACGGACCGACGCCCGGGCCTGACCGCGCCACGCCACGATGCGACGCCAGGACCCGACGCCCCGGCCTGACGACCCGCGCCGCGACACGGATGCCACGGGCCTACACCCCGTCGTCGCGATCCGACACCCCGACACCGCGCCCGGACGCCACGGACCGAGGCCCCGACGCGGCGGCCGGACCTCGTCGAGCCGCACCACCGTGCTCGGGACGACGTCGGCCGGACCCCGACGCCGGACCGTTTCGGCCGGATACCGCCGGACGGCGTCCGCGGGCGTCTGATCTGCCCGGAGGCATCGGTTCCGTCAGGGCCCTCAGCGTTGCAGGGCCGCCACCGGGTCCGTGGACGGGCGGCCGGAGGGCCACCAGTCGGCGTCGTCGAGGCGGGACTCGTAGGGGTACCAGAGTCCCTCGCGGCCGAGCCGGAGCTGACGGGTCCCGGCGGTGAGGCGGTTGCGGTCGGGGCGGTACAGGCCCCGGCCCGCGGCGAGCAGGGCCGGGCGCGCCCGGTCGAAGGGGCCGGCCGGCGGGTCCCAGGGCTCGTCGAGCACGGACAGGCCCGGCAGGCCCCCCTGCCGCCAGGCGGCCGCGCCCCGGGCGAGGTCGGTGGTGGTCCGGCCGGTGGCGCGGGCCAGGTCCCGGTAGAGCGTGCGGGCGACGCCGGTCAGGCCGGCCGTCGGGTGCGCGGAGGCCAGTCGGACGGCGTCCTGCCACAGGGTGAGGCCGGCGATCGGGTCCTCGCCGGTCGCCAGCAGCGCGAGGGCGCGGGCGCCCGCGTCCGTCGCGAGCTGGTCCAGGGCGAGCGGGTCGGGCGCGGCGGGGTCGGCCGGGTAGGCGGGCGGCAGCCCGGGGGCGGCCGGGGCGCGCATCGGCGCCGGCAGCGGGGGCAGCACGGTGCGGGCCACCGCCGCGCGGGCGGGGATCCCGGGGAAGTCGGGGGTGGTGTCGGGCTGTTCGCGGGCGGCGTGGGCGGCGTTGCGCCGGGTCAGCTCCTCCAGTAGTTCCCGCTCCCCGCGTCCGCGCAGGAGCAGCAGCACGAACGGGTCCTCGTCGAGCAGTCGGGCCGCCCGGTAGCAGAGGGCCGCCGCGTGCTTGCACGGCGGACGCCCCACGTCGGGGCAGGAGCACCGCGCGAGCAGTTCGCCCGGTCCCGGCAGGATCGTCTCCGCGAGGGATTCCGGGACCTCTCGTTCCAGCAGGGCCGCGAGAGCCGCGGGGTCGGCGGCCACCGTCTCCAGGACCTCGCCCCACTCGGCGTCCGCGAAGGCCGGCAGTGCCAGTTCGGTGCGGTACGGGCGGGGCCTGCTCCCCCGGACGTACGCCACGATCCGACCCGGGGTGATCGTCACCGCGTCGACGTGGCCCTCGGCGGCATAGGCGCGCCCCCGTACGAGGCGGGCCGCGTCGGGGGCGCGCTCCTCCAGCGCGACCACCCAGGCCCGACCCCACCAGGTCGTCGCCTCCAGCCCGGCGGGCACGGTCTCGAAGGTGCGCCGGCGATCGTCCCGCGCGGTGATCATTCGGGCCTCCGCAGGGACACCAGGTCGGCCAGTTCACGGTCGGAGAGCTCGGTCAGCGCGGACTCGCCGGAGCCCAGCACGGCATCGGCCAGGGCCCGCTTCGCCTCCAGCATCTCGGCGATCCGGTCCTCGACGGTGCCTTCCGCGATGATCCGGTGCACCTGCACGGGCTGGGTCTGGCCGATGCGGTACGCGCGGTCGGTGGCCTGCTCCTCCACGGCGGGGTTCCACCAGCGGTCGAAGTGGATGACGTGTCCGGCGCGCGTGAGGTTCAGACCGGTGCCCGCCGCCTTCAGCGACAGCAGGAACACCGGCACCTCGCCCGCCTGGAACCGGTCCACGAGTTCCTCGCGGCGCGCCACCGGCGTGCCGCCGTGGAGCAGTTGGTGCGCGATGCCGCGGTTCGCCAGGTGCCGCTCGATGATGCGGGCCATCGTCACGTACTGCGTGAAGATCAGCACCGAGCCGCCCTCGGCCAGGATCGTGTCCATCAACTCGTCCAGCAGCGCGAGCTTGCCCGAGCGGTGCGGGATCCGGGGCCGCTCCTCCTTGAGGTACTGCGCGGGGTGGTTGCAGATCTGCTTGAGCGAGGCCAGCAACTTCATGATCATCCCGCGTCGCTCGATGCCCTCGCTCGTCTCGATCACGGCCATCGCCTCGTCCACCGCCGCCTGGTACAGGGAGGCCTGTTCCCGGGTGAGCGACACCGGGTGGTCGGTCTCCGTCTTCGGCGGGAGTTCGGGGGCGATGCCGGGGTCGGACTTCTTGCGCCGGAGCAGGAAGGGCCGTACCAGCGCGGCGAGTCGGGCGACCGCCTCGTCGTTGCCGCCGTCCTCCTCCTGCTGGTGCTCCACCGGTCGGGCGTGGCGCGCCCGGAAGGTGGTGAGCGGGCCCAGCAGCCCGGGCGTGGTCCAGTCGAGGAGAGCCCACAGCTCGGAGAGGTTGTTCTCCACGGGGGTGCCCGTCAACGCCACCCGGGCGGGCGCGGGGATGGTGCGCAGGGCCTTCGCCGTCGCCGAATGCGGGTTCTTCACGTGCTGGGCCTCGTCCGCGACGACCATGCCCCAGCGCTGCTCGGCCAGGCGGGCGGCGCCGGCGCGCATCGTCCCGTACGTGGTGAGCACGAACCCGCCCGCCCGGTCCAGCCCTTCGAGGCTGCGGCCGGCGCCGTGGAACCGGCGGACCGGGGTGCCGGGGGCGAACCGCTCGATCTCCCGCTGCCAGTTGCCCAGCAGCGAGGCCGGGCAGACGACGAGGGTCGGCTCGGCCCGGTCCCGGTGCAGGTGCAGCGCGATCAGCGTCACCGTCTTGCCGAGGCCCATGTCGTCGGCCAGGCAACCACCGAGACCGAGCGAGGTCATCAGGTCCAACCAGGCCAGACCGCGCGCCTGGTAGTCCCGCAGGGTGGCCTTCAACGCGGCGGGCTGCGGCAACGGAGCCAGCTCGCCCGTGAGTCGCTCCCGCAGTGCTGCGAGCGCCCCCACCGGGATCGCCTCCACCGGCTCGCCCTCGACCTCGGTCGTCCCCGTCAGCACGGCGGCCAACGCGTCCACCGGGTCCAACAGGCCCAGTTCCCGCTTGCGGGCCTTGCGCACCAGCTCGGGATCCACCCGCACCCACTGGTCGCGCAGCCGCACCACGGGCCGGTGCGCCTGAGCGAGCGCGTCCATCTCCCCCGGGGTGAGCCGGTCACCGCCGAGGGCGAGTTCCCACGAGAAGGCGAAGAGCTGCCCCGCGTCGAAGAAGGCCGTGCCGTCGGTGGCGGAGCCGGGCGCGGTGGACCGCACCACGGCGGTCGCGGACAACGTACGGGCCAACTCGCGCGGCCAGTGGACCAGGACCCCGGCGCTCGCCAACCGGGTCGCGGCGGCGCCGAGCAGGTCCTCCAGATCCGGATCCGACAGGGCCAGGGCGTCGGGCACCGGCTGGTCCAGCAGGCGCAGCAGCGGCGGCCACACCCGGGCGGCCCGGCGCAGGGCGAGCACGGCGTCGATCCGCGCCCGCGGACCGAACCCGGCGGCGGCCGTGCCGGCCCAGAGCGCGTCCGCGTCGGCGACGAGCGTCGGGTCCGCGAGGCTGTGGACCTGGACCACGGCGGCCCCGGCGCGCCGCACGTCCTCGGGCTCGGCCTCGTCGAACAGGCGGAAGGAGGACAGGTCGAGCCGCAGCGAGATCCCC
This region of Streptomyces sp. NBC_00513 genomic DNA includes:
- a CDS encoding chaplin produces the protein MRHSRRNGLITAVVAGGGLAVAGVSGFAYADADAGGRAEGSPGLLAGNLVQLPVNTPVNVCGNTVSVVGLLNPAAGNRCANTSQGGGARSGPGASGQGHSSSSTKAGTSNGGGAVADGQTKGSPGLLSGNGIQLPVDLPLNVSGNSVNVVGIGNPSSGNTSVNGGKPSGGKPVQPPVVVKPPVVIPPAPVTQVKPPAPQTPQTPPRHTEALAHTGSDGLGYLIPGSGALLLGGALMYRRFRTQGSV
- a CDS encoding HAD domain-containing protein, yielding MMNSPLLLLDVDGPLNPFRSRLAGLRGYDSHRMRPEIWMSRRAPDSRSARRGLRVRLHPAHGARLLALPYELAWATTWMHQANTMIAPRIGLPGDLPVIEWPELFAHDPDGLSWKTRPLLAWAAGRPFAWVDDMINPRDRAWVAAHHPAPALLLRVHPRHGLRDRDFAALTRWATHLERPDAPA
- a CDS encoding DUF2293 domain-containing protein, translated to MSVVVFESHKRIHCAECRQGPLRLLVREAGVPRCLDCVDLGHLVYLPRGDAALTRRAREASSLSAVVVRRHKRRHRHERQGLLVEEAALARAERACLADAEVRARRRDRDRLRRAAEDVRFTAAFTAEIRRLFPGCPEERARSIATHASLRGSGRVGRTAAGRALDELAVSVAVRAAVRHLDTEYDALLMAGVPRFAARARLAERIDAILDGWRAASGEPVQAETI
- a CDS encoding SWIM zinc finger family protein; protein product: MITARDDRRRTFETVPAGLEATTWWGRAWVVALEERAPDAARLVRGRAYAAEGHVDAVTITPGRIVAYVRGSRPRPYRTELALPAFADAEWGEVLETVAADPAALAALLEREVPESLAETILPGPGELLARCSCPDVGRPPCKHAAALCYRAARLLDEDPFVLLLLRGRGERELLEELTRRNAAHAAREQPDTTPDFPGIPARAAVARTVLPPLPAPMRAPAAPGLPPAYPADPAAPDPLALDQLATDAGARALALLATGEDPIAGLTLWQDAVRLASAHPTAGLTGVARTLYRDLARATGRTTTDLARGAAAWRQGGLPGLSVLDEPWDPPAGPFDRARPALLAAGRGLYRPDRNRLTAGTRQLRLGREGLWYPYESRLDDADWWPSGRPSTDPVAALQR
- a CDS encoding DEAD/DEAH box helicase; its protein translation is MTPPPPPPADPLVPLLRHACVFLPDAVPRRGRLVFWAPDGAPLPEVGTPHQLSVVRPHGSGVRARTVPAVALPVVDALPLLVRASRDPAAVCAPATRAWATAATQALSLVARGRLLPGVTAEGVDAWRVGPLDSEDIAYVRAVAAALPHESYAAPLAGRRPVTLPEPEALVRAFLDAVADGLPRTPAAPVAAGRPFAASEPQRVPGIREWATQVAAGADTGVGISLRLDLSSFRLFDEAEPEDVRRAGAAVVQVHSLADPTLVADADALWAGTAAAGFGPRARIDAVLALRRAARVWPPLLRLLDQPVPDALALSDPDLEDLLGAAATRLASAGVLVHWPRELARTLSATAVVRSTAPGSATDGTAFFDAGQLFAFSWELALGGDRLTPGEMDALAQAHRPVVRLRDQWVRVDPELVRKARKRELGLLDPVDALAAVLTGTTEVEGEPVEAIPVGALAALRERLTGELAPLPQPAALKATLRDYQARGLAWLDLMTSLGLGGCLADDMGLGKTVTLIALHLHRDRAEPTLVVCPASLLGNWQREIERFAPGTPVRRFHGAGRSLEGLDRAGGFVLTTYGTMRAGAARLAEQRWGMVVADEAQHVKNPHSATAKALRTIPAPARVALTGTPVENNLSELWALLDWTTPGLLGPLTTFRARHARPVEHQQEEDGGNDEAVARLAALVRPFLLRRKKSDPGIAPELPPKTETDHPVSLTREQASLYQAAVDEAMAVIETSEGIERRGMIMKLLASLKQICNHPAQYLKEERPRIPHRSGKLALLDELMDTILAEGGSVLIFTQYVTMARIIERHLANRGIAHQLLHGGTPVARREELVDRFQAGEVPVFLLSLKAAGTGLNLTRAGHVIHFDRWWNPAVEEQATDRAYRIGQTQPVQVHRIIAEGTVEDRIAEMLEAKRALADAVLGSGESALTELSDRELADLVSLRRPE